In a single window of the Rhopalosiphum padi isolate XX-2018 chromosome 1, ASM2088224v1, whole genome shotgun sequence genome:
- the LOC132921594 gene encoding teneurin-m isoform X2: MKSMILGYPPYGKANRAYQPYQHRGDSSDGECDEDTAEFQPNRHQHSLQHQYHRHRRPNHTYQQPGALLNTDTSGTSGNCSDATLTDSELAFTRDATLQLHDGGCLLNDSLRNPPDVPPRNPGTMSRLNGRLKGSGQGSNAGTMVHLAGDHQHPMDLDFEPSNCVIRTASGSVYIQPDMTKSVLDYKNTSSCSSPSKTDIHKSSERCSLGYGVGMPVLPVRNNLRRPTSSHHFSSASRFQFQKGFASRCSWKCSSIVLIIVCLLMAVALTYITSSNLLRLSYQGPASCSVLVDENGGNGDSLAMPKSLNHSKSTSENTGSKLFPVRTAPPDGTTFAQITLGDKIDGEIPAFGYWNVQFYHPRAAYVRFNYDFPRGASIAVYGRRNALPTHTQYEILELLNGFQSRQTRSTHSIIKKEVTHYLEPGHWFVSMYNDDGDLTTVTFSASVSQDMTLSCPNGCSGKGECMVGHCQCNPGFSGDDCSDSVCPVLCSQRGEYINGECQCNPGWKGKECNLRHDECEVPDCNGHGYCTNGKCICALGFKGKFCSEVDCPNPNCSGHGVCVEGTCICKKGWKGVNCDEMDKDALQCLPDCSGHGTFDLEAQTCQCEPMWSGEDCSKELCDLDCGTHGHCVGDTCACHSGWSGQYCNSKLCDSRCNEHGQCKNGTCLCVTGWNGKHCTLEGCPNSCSGHGQCRVNGDNVWQCKCTDGWDGLDCNTQLERECNDNIDNDKDGLMDCEDPECCLNHLCRSSQHCVSSPKPIDILLRKQPPAITASFFERTKFLIEEGSLQNYVRPDTFNESIFWSHFNTSRSAVIRGRVVTSTGMGLMGVRVSTNIAPEGFTLTREDGWFDLLVNGGGAVTLQFGRSPFKAQTQIVNVPWNEIVIIETIVMSLTDDKGIQLSGQACKAHDYDLMKPVVLASWKHGFQGSWSDKSAVLAESQVVQETFQIPGTGLNLVYHSSRSAGYLSTIQLQLTPETIPPTLKLIHLRITIEGILFEKIFEADPVIKYTYAWNRLNVYRQNVYGVTTALVKVGYEYTDCRNIVWDVQTTKLSGNDMSISEVGSWNLDIHHRYNFHEGILQKGDGSNIYLKQKPRIILTTMGDGHQRPLDCVDCDGDNGLKQRLLAPVALASAPDGSIYVGDFNLIRRIMTDGTVKTVVRLNVTRVSYRYHIAVSPLDGSLFISDPESHQILKVKNPNNFSDPDHNWEPAVGSGERCLPGDEAHCGDGALARDAKLAYPKGVAISSDNILYFADGTNIRMVDKDGLVSTLIGNHMHKSHWKPIPCEGTLNTGEVHLRWPTDLSINPLDNTLHIIDDHMVLKLTTDNRLKVIAGRPMHCPPVGRIGLNTDQELAIQTALVMPQSIAFAPNGNMYVAESDSQRTNRIRVISTEGKISRFAGTESKCNCLDRGCDCYEEDHYLAATAKFNTISSITISPDGVVHVADQANYRIRSIMSRSPEATATREYEVYSPTTQELYVFNRFGQHITTRNILTGETSYQFTYNQFTSSGKLSSVTDAAGNKVFLLRDHAQQVNSIENTKGQKCRLRMSRMKLLTEVNTPDNYNITFDYYGASGLLRSKLDSAGRGYVYTYDDFGRLIGAVTPTGKLIRLAFDLSVKGATVMVYNDDSQPTTMLIKGTSVETKLGGSEEHTSITSEGDIVSETSWGNRVTIESVPYAVLMEANSVLVESYPVPGKLKTEIGSELANRFEWRYYLRGQSGGKLKPGEAKSVAQVGKKLRINGENIVSFEFDRDSGTVAAFIDEHIELLNITYDIAGRPFRWGPRNKIYSEVELTYDRFSRLSVWRWGDLKEMYGYDRAGRLAEIRYADGKSTLYVFKDMFSSLPLKVTTPRGSDYLLQYDESGALQSLTTPRGHIHAFSIQTSLGFYKYQYHSPVSPHPYELRYDDNTNILAKIYPHQSGRVSYLYDQHGNIEIILAGMLSIHYTYQANTNLVKNINVVEPGFELKHEIRYHLGMIKDERYLFSAKCGLHNTHLKYQVDGNARVTSIDVTIGNKELSQLKLKYNQNIGTLESISDLRIYKNTFNKTVIHDTAKQFFSISEYDNHGRLKSIMTNIKSMDVYRMELEYDVRNKISSQKITLGRTKIQNTMTYSADGHLFEVAGSSDWKYIYDENGNVIGVMDYGQKLTYGYDVGDRVVQVADVQLLSYDTRGFVSKRGETHFNYNDMGLLSDATESDRFSVSYYYDHKNRLLGIRNAGENVTQFLYTDPQRPNLVMAIHYPSTGRTFHYLYDDRNTLIAIDSPEQRFFVATDQNGSPLAVFDVAGNIIKEITRTPFGALRKDSNPDLYIPIDFHGGILDPHTRLIYLDKKWYEPSIGQWITPDWERLSSRLSYPTDIFIYRFQNNDPISSSRAQNINYMTDLNSWLKLYGYDIGNMIGSSYTRTQLHQPSAKVSSPQLTPQFNVVSGLQCIVEKEMSLFGEFGFIPEPLLKMETQTRNLLPRVAFQRSIFGEGVLVSRSNEGLALISVVDGDNSVVQDVVMSVFNGSYFLDLHFEQHDKDLFYFVKDNALKQSDDMEELKRLGGMFNVTTHETADGKELRLLSAEALISIRYGTDPQQERHRLLKHAHKRAVERAWESERSLVAAGSRGARAEWNTEEREELVNRGRVDGYEGQVIHDVSGHRPQLADDPGNIRFQKTPNRKKRNRRTHYKKTTKDE; encoded by the exons GTTGTTTGTTAAACGATTCTTTGAGAAATCCACCAGATGTGCCACCGAGGAATCCCGGCACGATGAGTAGATTGAACGGTCGGCTAAAGGGTTCCGGTCAGGGATCCAATGCCGGCACGATGGTACATCTTGCAGGAGATCATCAACACCCGATGGACTTAGACTTTGAACCATCCAATTGTGTCATAAGAACTGCTTCCGGGTCCGTCTACATACAGCCGG ACATGACGAAAAGTGTGTTGGACTACAAGAATACGTCATCGTGCAGTAGTCCTTCTAAGACTGATATTCACAAATCATCGGAAAG GTGCTCTTTAGGTTACGGTGTAGGCATGCCGGTACTACCAGTCAGGAACAACCTGAGACGACCAACGTCTTCTCATCATTTTTCATCCGCGTCTCGATTCCAGTTCCAAAAAGGTTTCGCTTCCCGGTGTTCATGGAAGTGCTCgtcaattgtattaataattgtgtgtttACTGATGGCTGTTGCGTTAACTTATATCACGT CATCCAATCTCTTGCGGTTATCGTACCAAGGTCCGGCATCGTGTTCGGTGCTGGTCGACGAGAACGGTGGAAATGGCGACTCACTGGCCATGCCGAAATCGCTGAACCACTCGAAATCAACTTCGGAAAACACAG GGTCAAAGCTATTCCCAGTAAGGACTGCACCACCCGACGGTACTACTTTTGCGCAGATAACACTAGGCGATAAAATTGATGGAGAAATACCGGCGTTCGGCTACTGGAATGTCCAGTTTTATCATCCGCGGGCTGCCTACGTTCGGTTTAACTATGACTTTCCGAGAGGCGCCAGCATTGCCGTGTACGGGCGAAGGAACGCACTGCCCACGCACACCCAATACGAGATATTGGAGTTGCTCAATGGCTTTCAATCACGACAGACCCGGTCTACACAC tcaattattaaaaaggAAGTTACACATTATCTGGAGCCAGGCCACTGGTTTGTATCGATGTATAATGACGATGGAGATTTAACTACGGTGACGTTTTCGGCATCAGTATCGCAAGATATGACTTTGAGCTGTCCTAATGGATGTAGTGGTAAAGGGGAATGCATGGTAGGCCATTGTCAGTGTAACCCTGGATTTAGCGGAGACGACTGCAGTGACA GCGTGTGCCCAGTATTATGTAGCCAAAGAGGCGAGTATATCAATGGCGAATGTCAGTGCAACCCTGGATGGAAAGGCAAAGAGTGTAATCTAAGGCACGACGAATGTGAAGTACCGGATTGTAATGGCCATGGTTACTGCACAAATGGTAAATGTATTTGTGCACTTGGTTTCAAAGGGAAATTTTGTTCTGAAg TGGACTGCCCAAATCCAAATTGTAGTGGCCACGGGGTATGCGTTGAAGGAACTTGTATTTGCAAAAAAGGTTGGAAAGGCGTCAACTGTGACGAAATGGATAAAGATGCCCTACAATGTTTACCCGATTGTTCGGGACACGGGACATTTGATTTGGAAGCACAGACATGTCAGTGTGAACCCATGTGGTCTGGCGAAGATTGTTCCaaag aactgTGTGACTTGGACTGTGGCACACATGGTCATTGTGTAGGTGACACTTGTGCCTGCCACTCTGGTTGGTCTGGCcaatattgtaattcaaaactaTGCGATAGCCGATGCAATGAACACGGACAGTGCAAAAATGGCACTTGTTTGTGTGTCACTGGTTGGAATGGAAAGCATTGTACGCTCGAAGGATGTCCAAACAGTTGTTCTGGACACGGGCAGTGTCGGGTAAACGGTGATAACGTATGGCAGTGTAAATGTACCGATGGATGGGATGGCCTAGATTGCAATACTCAATTAGAACGGGAATGTaacgataatattgataatgacAAAG ATGGTCTTATGGATTGCGAAGATCCAGAATGTTGTTTAAACCATTTGTGTCGTAGTAGTCAGCACTGCGTGTCATCGCCAAAGCCCATTGACATACTGTTGCGGAAACAGCCTCCGGCAATAACTGCATCATTTTTTGAACGAACAAAGTTTTTAATCGAAGAAGGCAGTCTACAAAATTATGTTAGACCTGATACATTCAATGAAAG CATTTTCTGGAGTCACTTCAACACGAG ccgATCAGCTGTTATTCGTGGTCGAGTTGTTACGTCAACTGGAATGGGATTAATGGGTGTTCGGGTTAGCACGAACATTGCACCCGAAGGATTCACATTAACTCGTGAAGATGGTTGGTTTGATTTATTAGTAAATGGAGGAGGAGCTGTAACTTTGCAGTTTGGTAGAAGTCCATTTAAAGCACAAACTCAAATTGTAAACGTACCTTGGAATGAG ATCGTTATTATTGAGACAATAGTGATGTCATTGACTGATGATAAAGGTATTCAACTTAGCGGACAAGCTTGTAAAGCTCATGATTATGATCTTATGAAACCCGTCGTATTAGCGTCTTGGAAACATGGTTTTCAAGGATCTTGGTCCGATAAAAGTGCAGTTTTAGCGGAATCACag gttGTCCAAGAAACCTTCCAGATTCCAGGAACAGGATTAAATTTGGTTTATCATAGCTCTAGATCAGCTGGATATTTATCTACAATACAATTACAACTTACACCCGAGACAATTCCGCCAACTTTGAAATTGATTCACTTAAGAATAACCATTGAaggaatactttttgaaaaaatattcgaGGCTGAtcctgttataaaatatacatacgctTGGAATAGACTTAATGTTTATCGCCAAAACGTATATGGAGTTACAACAGCCTTGGTTAAGGTCGGATATGAGTATACCGATTGCCGTAATATTGTGTGGGATGTTCAGACAACCAAACTAAGTGGAAATGATATGAGTATTTCAGAAGTAGGCTCTTGGAATCTAGATATTCACCATCGCTACAATTTTCATGAAGGGATACTGCAAAAGGGTGATGGGtcgaatatttatttgaaacaaaaGCCTAGAATTATACTGACTACTATGGGTGATGGACATCAAAGACCATTAGATTGTGTAGATTGTGATGGTGATAATGGATTAAAACAGAGACTTTTGGCTCCAGTCGCATTAGCTTCTGCCCCTGATGGCTCGATATATGTTGGTGATTTTAATCTGATTCGACGTATCATGACAGACGGTACAGTTAAAACCGTTGTCAGATTAAA TGTTACAAGGGTGTCATATCGGTATCATATCGCTGTTAGTCCTTTAGATGGATCATTGTTTATTTCTGATCCGGAGAGTCATCAAATTCTAAAAGTTAAAAACCCAAATAACTTTTCTGACCCTGATCATAATTGGGAACCAGCAGTTGGTTCGGGTGAACGTTGTCTACCGGGAGATGAAGCACATTGTGGAGATGGTGCATTAGCTAGAGATGCGAAACTAGCCTACcctaaag gtgtTGCTATATcttcagataatattttatactttgccgATGGAACAAACATTCGAATGGTGGACAAAGATGGTTTAGTATCTACTTTGATTGGTAACCATATGCATAAATCACACTGGAAACCTATACCATGTGAAGGGACTTTAAATACGGGCGAAGTGCATCTAAGGTGGCCAACTGATCTTAGTATCAACCCCTTGGATAACACTTTACACATTATCGATGACCATATGGTACTGAAATTGACCACAGACAACCGATTAAAAGTTATTGCCGGCCGTCCAATGCACTGTCCACCCGTTGGACGTATTGGTTTAAATACAGACCAAGAACTAGCTATACAAACTGCGTTAGTTATGCCTCAGAGTATTGCATTTGCACCTAATGGAAATATGTATGTCGCTGAATCGGATTCACAGAGAACAAATAGGATTAGAGTTATAA gcaCTGAAGGTAAGATTTCTCGTTTTGCTGGTACAGAgtcaaaatgtaattgtttgGACCGTGGGTGTGACTGTTATGAAGAAGATCATTATTTAGCAGCAACGGCtaagtttaatacaatttcgTCAATCACTATATCTCCCGATGGTGTAGTTCATGTCGCAGATCAAGCAAATTATAG aatAAGATCTATTATGTCGAGGTCCCCTGAAGCTACAGCTACACGTGAATATGAAGTTTACTCACCGACCACTCAAGAACTTTATGTTTTCAACCGTTTTGGCCAACATATCACAACTCGTAATATTCTAACTGGAGAGACTAGTTATCAATTCACTTACAATCAGTTCACCAGTAGTGGAAAACTAAGTTCTGTTACCGATGCAGCTGGAAATAAAGTGTTCTTATTAAGAGATCATGCACAGCAAGTCAATTCAATCGAAAATACTAAGGGTCAGAAATGTAGATTACGCATGTCTCGTATGAAACTATTAACGGAGGTTAACACTccagataattataatataacttttgatTATTACGGGGCGTCTGGCTTATTACGATCAAAGTTAGATTCAGCTGGTAGAGGTTATGTGTACACTTACGATGATTTCGGACGATTAATTGGCGCTGTTACGCCTACTGGAAAACTCATTAGATTGGCATTTGACTTGAGCGTAAAAGGAGCAACTGTAATGGTATATAACGATGATAGTCAACCAACAACAATGTTAATCAAGGGAACGTCTGTAGAAAcaaaattag GTGGTTCAGAGGAACATACTTCAATAACCAGTGAAGGTGATATTGTATCGGAAACATCTTGGGGAAACCGAGTGACAATTGAGTCAGTTCCTTATGCAGTACTGATGGAAGCTAACTCAGTATTAGTAGAAAGTTACCCCGTACCGGGAAAATTAAAAACCGAAATAGGATCTGAATTGGCAAATAGGTTTGAATGGAGATACTATCTAAGAGGACAATCGGGAGGCAAATTGAAACCTGGTGAag cTAAATCTGTTGCCCAAGTTGGTAAAAAATTACGAATAAACGGTGAAAACATCGTATCTTTCGAGTTTGACAGAGATAGCGGGACCGTGGCAGCATTTATTGACGAAcacattgaattattaaatataacctaCGATATCGCTGGAAGACCGTTTAGATGGGGACCtag gaacaaaatatattcagaAGTGGAGTTGACATATGATCGTTTTAGTCGACTTAGTGTATGGCGTTGGGGTGACCTTAAAGAAATGTACGGCTATGATAGGGCTGGTCGATTAGCTGAAATTCGTTATGCAGATGGCAAATCTACGCTTTACGTTTTCAAAGATATGTTTAGTAGCTTG cCATTGAAAGTGACTACCCCAAGAGGTAGTGATTACCTATTACAATACGACGAATCTGGTGCTCTTCAGTCACTAACAACTCCCAGAGGACACATACACGCGTTTTCAATACAAACCTCATTAGGTTTCTATAAGTATCAATATCATTCACCAGTAAGCCCACATCCATATGAATTAAGATACGATGACAACACAAATATTTTGGCCAAAATTTATCCACATCAATCTGGCCGTGTATCTTACTTATATGACCAACATGgaaacattgaaataatattagctG gtatgttatctatacattatacttatcaAGCTAATAcaaatttggtaaaaaatataaatgttgttgAACCTGGTTTTGAGTTAAAACACGAAATTCGTTATCATCTGGGCATGATTAAAGACGAACGTTATTTGTTCAGTGCAAAATGTGGATTACATAATACGCATTTGAA ataccaAGTAGATGGTAATGCACGAGTAACTTCCATTGATGTCACTATCGGTAACAAAGAACTCTCACAAttaaaactgaaatataatcaaaatattgggACACTAGAAAGCATAAGTGACTTAAgaatttacaaaaatacttttaataagaCTGTCATACATGATACTGCTAAACAATTTTTCTCTATATCTGAGTATGACAATCACGGTCGTCTGAAATCTATAATGACTAACATAAAGTCTATGGATGTGTATAG aatgGAATTAGAATATGATGTCAGAAATAAAATTTCATCTCAAAAGATAACTCTGGGCAGaacaaaaatccaaaatacaATGACTTATAGTGCCGATGGTCATTTGTTTGAAGTGGCTGGTAGTAGCGACTGGAAGTATATCTACGATGAAAATGGCAACGTTATTGGCGTCATGGATTATGGTCAAAAATTGACATATGGTTACGATGTCGGTGATAGAGTGGTTCAG GTAGCTGACGTTCAACTATTAAGTTATGATACACGAGGTTTTGTATCTAAACGAGGAGAAACACACTTTAACTATAACGATATGGGATTACTCAGTGATGCTACCGAAAGTGACCGTTTTAGTGtttcttattattatgatcacaAAAATCGCTTGTTAGGTATCAGAAACGCAGGTGAAAACGTAACTCAATTCCTTTATACTGATCCTCAGCGGCCTAATTTAGTAATGGCTATACACTACCCAAGTACAGGAAGAACTTTCCATTACCTGTACGATGATCGTAACACTTTGATTGCAATTGATTCACCTGAACAAAG GTTCTTTGTTGCTACTGATCAAAACGGATCACCATTGGCTGTTTTCGATGTTGCTGGAAACATAATTAAAGAAATTACAAGAACTCCATTTGGTGCGTTAAGAAAAGATAGCAATCCAGACTTATACATTCCAATCGACTTCCACGGCGGAATTTTGGATCCGCATACTAGACTTATTTATCTTGATAAAAAGTGGTATGAACCTTCTATTGGTCAATGGATCACTCCTGACTGGGAACGATTATCGTCAAGACTTAGCTATCCCACGGACATATTTATCTATAGATTCCAAAATAATGACCCAATCAGTTCGAGTAGagcacaaaatattaattacatgacAG ACTTGAATAGTTGGTTGAAACTTTACGGTTATGATATTGGAAACATGATCGGATCGTCTTACACGAGAACTCAACTACATCAGCCAAGCGCAAAGGTGTCTTCCCCGCAACTTACGCCTCAATTTAATGTCGTGTCTGGACTTCAGTGTATTGTAGAAaag GAAATGTCATTATTTGGTGAATTTGGATTCATTCCTGAGCCACTATTGAAGATGGAAACACAGACGAGAAACCTGTTGCCGAGAGTGGCATTCCAGAGATCCATATTCGGTGAAGGTGTGCTGGTATCGCGTAGCAATGAAGGTCTTGCGTTGATATCCGTGGTGGACGGTGATAACAGCGTCGTACAAGATGTTGTCATGTCCGTGTTCAACGGGTCGTATTTCTTGGACTTGCATTTTGAACAACACGACAAGGATCTATTCTATTTTGTCAAG GACAACGCGTTGAAGCAGAGCGATGACATGGAAGAGTTGAAACGACTGGGTGGCATGTTCAACGTGACCACCCACGAGACAGCAGACGGTAAGGAGCTGAGGCTCCTGAGTGCCGAGGCACTGATATCGATTCGGTACGGTACAGACCCGCAACAGGAGCGTCACCGGTTGCTGAAGCATGCGCACAAGCGAGCGGTGGAGCGCGCATGGGAGTCTGAGCGTTCGCTGGTGGCAGCCGGGTCGAGGGGTGCCAGGGCAGAGTGGAATACCGAAGAGCGAGAGGAGCTGGTGAATCGCGGCCGAGTGGACGGTTACGAGGGACAGGTCATACACGACGTCAGTGGCCACAGACCGCAGCTAGCCGACGACCCCGGAAACATAAGGTTCCAGAAAACGCCAAACCGGAAGAAAAGAAACAGACGAACGCATTATAAAAAGACCACCAAGGACGAATGA